The following are from one region of the Hypanus sabinus isolate sHypSab1 chromosome 14, sHypSab1.hap1, whole genome shotgun sequence genome:
- the LOC132404856 gene encoding granzyme K-like, which produces MKLLLKYALNVPLISFLLTPAYHGEEIIGGHDVKPHSKPYMASLQIFRKPRGYRHSCGGALIGHNWVLTAAHCEIPPKYMSVNQPPRVVLGAHILSANEQSQQIRYIRKQFPHPQYRNQTLENDIMLLQLEKAVTLNKFVDFLNLPNSEKDAKAGDSCSVAGWGTTIVGKPQPPKVLQEVNVTIVDRNLCSKYYAYHPAITADVLCAGDEKGGKDSCQGDSGGPLVCKGKFSGIVSFGCSCGVPHKPGIYTRLSEKYLSWIKKIISK; this is translated from the exons ATCATGGAGAGGAAATTATTGGAGGTCATGACGTTAAACCACATTCAAAACCTTACATGGCATCCCTTCAAATATTTAGAAAACCAAGGGGGTATCGTCACTCTTGCGGAGGAGCTTTGATCGGACATAACTGGGTATTAACTGCAGCACACTGTGAAAT ACCACCTAAGTACATGAGTGTAAACCAGCCTCCTCGAGTGGTTCTTGGAGCACATATTCTTTCAGCAAATGAGCAGAGTCAACAAATACGTTATATTCGCAAGCAGTTTCCACATCCACAATACAGAAATCAAACTCTTGAAAATGACATCATGCTGCTGCAA CTTGAGAAAGCAGTGACCCTGAACAAGTTTGTGGATTTCCTGAACCTGCCGAACTCGGAAAAGGATGCAAAAGCTGGAGATAGTTGTAGTGTTGCAGGTTGGGGGACTACTATTGTTGGGAAACCTCAGCCACCAAAGGTGCTGCAAGAAGTAAATGTAACTATTGTAGACAGGAACCTGTGTTCTAAATATTACGCCTACCATCCTGCAATAACTGCAGATGTGCTCTGTGCTGGTGATGAAAAAGGAGGTAAAGATTCCTGCCAG GGTGATTCAGGGGGTCCACTGGTATGCAAGGGAAAATTCAGTGGAATTGTTTCCTTTGGATGCAGTTGTGGGGTACCCCACAAACCAGGCATTTATACACGACTCTCAGAAAAGTACCTCTCCTGGATTAAGAAGATCATTTCAAAATGA